Genomic DNA from Turicibacter faecis:
TTTCAGTTTTTGGTGCTTCTGCGTCATTTGAGCAAGCTCCTAAAAATAAGACTGCTGAAGCTAACGCGATTAAAAGTTTACCTTTTAACATGTGTTTGTACCCCCTACGGCTAAATATTATCTCTAAAAGACAAGCTATATTCTAACAATAAACCTCTTTCATATCAAGGTTTTTTTGTGTTTTTTTTAACAAAAAGCATGAAAAAATGAATAAAGAAAAAATAAAGGGGAAAAATAATAGAATTTTTTTGCATAAGAGAGAGGAAAAAATAGAAAAGTAAGATTATTCCTGTGTATCTATAACATGGAATCGATTACAGTCAGAATTTAGTAGGTTTGTCAGATTACACTATGATAAAATATGTGTTGTGAAGAACAAGTAGACTATTTATAGGGGGATGACATAGATGACAGAAGTAGCACGTAAATGGTGGAAGGAAGGCGTAGGTTATCAAATCTATCCAAAAAGTTTTTGCGATAGTAATGGGGACGGAATTGGTGACTTACAAGGAATTATTAGTAAATTAGACTATTTAGCCCATTTAGGGATTAATATTATTTGGTTATGTCCTGTTTACCAATCACCAATGGATGATAACGGATACGATGTGTCAGATTATTATCAAATTGCAAAAGAATTTGGTAGTATTGAAGACTTTAAAATTTTATTAAATGAAGCTAAAAAGCGTGGAATTAAAATTGTAATGGACCTTGTATTAAATCATACGAGCGATGAACATCCTTGGTTCGTTGAGGCGCGTCAATCAGTAGATAGTCCATACCGTGATTATTACATTTGGCAAAAAGGGAAAACCGATGAGTGGGGAAATGAAACTGAGCCAACGAACTGGGCTTCATTTTTTACACCTTCATGTTGGGAAAAAGACGAACAAACCAACGAGTATTACATGCACATCTTCTCTCGTAAAATGCCAGACTTAAACTGGGCAAATGATAAGATGCGTGAATCATTATATGAAATGGTTAAATGGTGGTTAGAGTTAGGAATTGATGGCTTCCGTGTAGATGCTGTAGCCCATTTAGATCGCGACTTCTCATTTACTGATTCACATATGCCAAGTCATGGGAAATATAAAGAAGATTGGTCAAAATTCTCTAACATGCCACTTGTTCATACTTACTTAAAAGAGTTAAATGAAAAAGTGTTATCTCATTATGATATTTTTACAGTTGGTGAAGTTGGCGGAGGAGCGGATGTTAATGAGGCGCTTAAATACGCGGCGTATGATTCAAAAGAATTAGACATGGTATTTACGTTTGATCACTGCTGGGCAAACAATGGATATGACTCATTAAATGAAACATGGACTAATCGTGTGAACTTATATGACTTAAAACAAGTGTTTAAAAAATGGCAATTAGGATTACAAAATCGTGCTTGGAATCCACTTTATTGGTTAAACCACGATCATCCGCGTGTGATGTCACAATACGGTGAGGCAACACATTACCATAAAGAATCAGGAAAAATGTTAGCGACGTCATTATTAATGATGTGGGGAACACCATTTATCTATAACGGTGAGGAAATTGGGATGACAAACGCGGATCATTTAACATTTGATGATTATCATGATGTTTCGACAATTGAAAAAATTAAGAAATTATTAGGGGAAGGGCACCCAACGGAATTGATTGAACGTTATATTAAAGTGACTTCTCGTGATAATGCGCGAACACCAATGCAATGGGATCAAACGGAAAATGGTGGGTTTACAACGGGAACACCATGGATGAAAGTTAATCCAAATTATCAAACGATTAATGTGGCTTCACAATTAGAGGACGAAGATTCATTATTTAATCACTATCGCCGTTTAATTGAGTTAAGACGTTTTAGTGACTATAAAGATATCATCGTTTATGGGGATTACCAGTTAGTAGGTGAGCATCATCCAAATGTATACGCATATGTAAGAACATATGGGGATCGTCGATTATTAATCGTATCAAACTTCTTTGAAAAACCAACAACTATTTGTTTACCAGATTTAACAGCTAAACAAATGGTCATCTCAAACTATAAAGATTCATCAATGCATTTACCATGTTTAGAGTTAAGAGCTTATGAATCAATTGTTTTTGAATTAGTTTAATTAATACTATTAATGTGCAAAACTACTTCCAATTAATTTCCAGCTATAAAATACCAGTAAAAAAAGAAAAAACATTAACTTAAATCCCTGTATAATTAAGTCTCCTACAACCAATTAACGAGGGGGAATTAAGTTAATGTTCATGGATAGTATTATATCAGATTCAAATTCAATTTTCAAATTTTTAAAACAACTTGATTTAGATTTATTCTTATCTAAACCTCAGTTTAATCATGTTAACCAGTTTCTAAACTTGATGATTCAGGAAAATTATCAGGGGAAAATCTCTGCCGTTAAACACTGTCATCGGACAAGTTTTGGACGATTTTTAACGGATAGTCCTTGGGATGAGGAGGCGATCAGTCACCAGATTCAAACCTATGTTTTATCCTGTATCTATCAGCGTTCTTATCAAACTCAACAACCTATTTACGTGATGGTTGATGATACGACTTGTGTTAAAACTAAACCTTCGTCACGGGCAACACATCCTATTCAAGGATGTAGCTGGCACTTTTCTCATCTTCATCATCAACACGTTTATGGTCATCAATTTGTCGCCTTGATGCTTCAATGTGAGGATTTAATTCTTCCTTATCAAATCATTCCCTATGAAAAAGAGAAACAGAGTAAAATCGAACTCGTTCGAAGAGCTCTGATGGAATTACCCAAACCTCCCTATAAAGGCTATGTCTTAGCGGATAGTTGGTATACGTGTGAAGCTCTCCTTCAAACGGCTAAGCAAGTCGGGTTTCATTATTTAGGAGCGATTAAAACGAATCGAATCATTCTTCCTAAAGGTTACCGTCCCAACGGAATTCAACTGAAACAATTTGCGAAAACATTATCCCTTCATGATCTCGACTTAGTGACCGTCGGATCTGAGCGTTATTATACGTATCTATATAAGGGACGAATAAGAGGGGGACATGTCGTCCAAATCATTTTAAGTTGGCCCCAAACGGCTCCTTTGGAAGAAAAAGCTTTACGTTGTTTTATGAGTCATGATTTGAAAATGTCTGCCAAACAACTACTTAAACACTATACTAAACGTTGGCCTATTGAAATTTTCTTCCGAGAAGTGAAGCAAAATTTCGGAATGGGGAACTATCAAATTCGAACTTTACAAGGGATTAAACGATTGATGTTAATGATTCAATTCGTTTACCTTTATTTAAAACGAATAACGTTAAATAATCGTTGTTTGGGTGACAGTTTACGCCAGTGTCAACGAAAGCAAAAACAAGAATTAGTGAAATTAATTTATCATAAAGCTCAAAAAGGTGTGGAATTAAAAACCATTTTTGAAGAGTTGAAAATTGCATAGGGTAAGTGTATTTTCATTCCTTGGAAAATTTTTCTTAAAAATTGCACATTAATAGTTAATATTATTTTAAAAGAAAATACAGTATCAATACACTCTGACTTGATACTGTATTTTCTTTTGTTGGTAAATGAGCGCGAATTGCGTATAATAGAGAAATCCGAGATAATTTTACTCAAGAAGACGCTCAAGGCTTTTAGCCAATCAAGGTGAACAGTCGTTTAGTTGCCCAATATAAGATTGATTGTGTAGCTAGATAGATAGAGGCGGGGTTCCTTTTGTGTTTTAAGCAGACATCCCTCATCCATAAAACATAAAAGGACGTTTGAGCGCATCCATGTGAAGGTCTTATTTGAATAGTGAAGGAGTTTACGATGAATCATATTTTACAATTATTAGTTGCGATCGTGTTCTTTTTTATCCTTTTTAAACAGTATAAAAAAACACATCAACCTCATCTTTTAGTGACACTACTGGCGTTAGTACTGATCGGTATTTGCCGACTAGTGGTTCCGCATCTTTCAAATCCCGCTATTCGGATAGGGGTTGTCTTTATTGCGGTACTAAGTTGCGCCCTCAGTTATGGACTCATCTGCCGTGATGAAAAAAAACGGTAAGGGGTTAGCCTTCATGGCTAACTCCTTTTTTTATCAAAATGAAAACTTAAGTGTGAAGGCGTCATATAGTAGTAGGGGAGAAACTTATTCTTCTTCCTTAGGGTGCTTTGAAATGGCTGCAAGAGGCGATCTATTATAAATGAAATTCTGTTAAAGTAAATCACCTCATGTATGTGATTAACTGAAAATTTAACGGAAGAATAGGCGTTGATCTATTATTATTAAGGTTTTATTGAATAGGATAGAGTAGGCAGAAAATGTAGCTATTTTAAAGTAGGATAAGAAGCTAGGAACTCTCTGATTTGAGGTGAAACAATGGTTAATCGAGGCAAAGACGGCTGGAATAAAGGAATGTTACAAAAAGAAAAAACGTCTTCCAAAAGTACGCGTAGCGTAAAAAAAACGCCTCTTCAACAATTTGATGTCGCGGCTTTCTTCGAGGAAAATTTGTTTGATATTATTGACCTAGAAGAAAATCGTTCAGGTGTCAAAGAGTTTGAAGATGCTGTGAAGAAGGATGAATAATGGAGCTCCCTCGACTTGTTCAAAGTAAAGATATTCATCGAGGGAAAATCTTTTATGTTGCCTTACCGTATACGCAGGGAAGACCGTTTCGGTTTGTTGAAAAGGACGGACAATACGAGGATTTGTATCGTATTATTGAGCGACCAGATGGATTTAAGGGGGTTTTTGAACCTGAGACCGGGAAGCGCCGTTCGGAAAATCTAGAAGTTGTAACAGGTATTAAATTACGCCCATGTATCGTCATTCAAAAAGATCAGTATAACCATAATGAGAAGTATCCATTTGTTGTCGTGTTACCCATTGCGACATTAACGAAGGAACATAAACAACGCCCGATTTTTAAGCGATTAATTGAGCATAATGATTTGGATCAATTCTATTATCTTGGAAATGATTGTTATATTACAGTCAATGATCCGAAACGTGTGTATAAAAATACGTTATTCTATGTTGAAGGACGTTTAAAAATTGAGGAAAGTGACATCGATATGGATGAATTAATGATGCGCTTTGCAGAATGCTTAGCCGTCAAAAAAATACGTTCTGAATAAGTAAGGGATACTTGCAAGAAAGGGATGCGTCAGGCGTCCCTTTTTGTTGCTAAAAAAGTCGAATATTTATTTAAAATAGTTTGCATTCTATTAAGAATATGATAAATTAGTTATGCTAGATTGAATTAAACAATGGATATTCATCATGCGATTGATGTTGCATTGTGTGGTGGATATGATGAGAATAAAGGGGCAGAATAAAAAGATGACAGCAAAGAAAATGTTAAAACGACCAGAGATGAAACAACTGATTGAAAAAGTAAAGATGTTAAGCCCATTTGAATTAAAGGATGAATTTATTAAAATGGCGCAGAAATCGAAGGAGTTGGGGACCCCGAAAATTTTAAATGCCGGACGTGGAAATCCGAACTGGACAGCGGCAACACCAAGGCAGGCCTTCTTTTCACTAGGACAATTTGCCGTTCTTGAGTCCCAATTAACATGGTGTGAAGGAGATTTGGCGGGAATGCCACAAAAAGAGGGAGCCTATGAACGCTTTTTGGCTTATCTTGCGAAGCACCCGGATGAATATGGGATGGATTTATTAAAACAGGTTGTAGAGTATGGAATTGATGTGCATCAATTTGATCCGGATGAATGGGTATTTGAGTTAGTAGATGGGATTATTGGTGATAATTATCCGGTTCCTGATCGTATGCTTGTCCAAACGGAGCGTGTGGTGAAGGACTATTTAATTAAGGAAATGGGGGGCGATTCTCAAACAGCGACGCATGAGTTATTTGCCGTTGAAGGTGGAACGGCAGCGATGTGTTATATCATCGACTCGTTAAAGTCAAATTATTTATTAAAACCAAAAGATAAGATTGCATTATTTGTTCCTATTTTTACTCCTTATCTTGAAATTGCAACGTTACCATCAAACGAATTTGAAATGGTGTTCATTCATGCCTCGGCGGTGAATGAGGAAGGGGTACCGACGTGGCAATATCCAAAAGAGGAGTTAGATAAATTAAAGGATACGGATATTAAGTTAGCGTTTGTCGTTAATCCAAGTAACCCACCTGCCGTCGCCATGAATGAGGAGACGCTTGCGTATTTAGAAGAAATCGTAACAAAGCATCACCCTAAATTAATGATTGTTACAGATGATGTTTATGGAACGTTTTGCGATGGATTTAAGTCATTGATGATTACGATGCCTTATCATACACTAGGTGTTTATTCTTACTCTAAATATTTTGGGGTGACAGGATGGCGTTTAGGTCTGATTGCACTAGCAAAAGAGAATGTTTATAATCAGTTGATTAAAGAATTAAGTAAGGAAGAACAAGAAAAGTTAGTAGAACGATATGAGGCGTTAACGACTAACCCGAAAGAGATCTCATTTATTGACCGTCTTGTAGCAGATAGTCGTCAAGTGGCGTTAAATCATACAGCGGGACTATCAACCCCTCAACAGGTTCAGATGGCTATTTTTTCAGTTTTTGCATTGCTTGATGAAAAAAATCGCTATAAAGAGCAAACGAAGGCGATTTGTCGCCATCGCGAGCAGTTAATTTATCAAGAGTTAAAGGATTATCCTTACTTAGAAAATGAATTAAATACGGCTTATTATAATAAGTATGATTTACTTGTCTGGGCGAAGTTAAAGTACGGGGAATCTTTTGCGACATATTTAAAAAACGAACGGAGTGCGCTTGAATTTTTATTTGACCTTGCACGACGCTATGGAATTGTCCTATTAAACGGGAGCGGGTTTGAAGGTCCTGCTTGGTCGATTCGTGTGTCACTGGCTAATTTAAATGACGTTGATTACACTAAAATTGGTCAGGCGATTAATGAGCTCTTCGAGGAGTACGCGAATGATTGGAAAAACGGGCAATAATCCGTCTACATTATGAGAGAAAAATGCCATCCTTTAAATAAAAGGAAGGCGTTTTTTTTATATTCGGTATATAATAGAAAAGTAGCAATCAATCGGTGAGAGATTTTTAACGCCTTTATTAAGATTAAGGGCCTGTTTGTAAAAAGATGAAAGATAGTTTCATAGATAGAATGAAAACAGATTGGAGGAAATAGAGTGTCAAAGGTAAAAACAAATGCGATGAGATGGTTGGACCAACACAAAATTGGTTATGATGTACTGGCCTACGAGGTTAAAGATGGAGCTGTCGATGGGATTTCCGTGGCAGCGAAGGTGGGCCGCCCCGTAGAAGTTGTTTTTAAAACATTGGTGACAAGAGGGGCGAGTAAAGCTATTTATGTGTTTGTCATCCCCGTTGCTAAAGAGCTCGATTTAAAAAAGGCTGCTAAAGCGGTCAACGAGAAAAAAATTGAACTCATTGCTGTCAACGAAATCAATAAACTAACGGGCTATATCCGAGGTGGATGTTCACCTATTGGGATGAAGAAGTCTTATCCGACACTTATCGACTCGACGGCGATGGCGCTTCCGACCTTTATTGTAAGTGCCGGAAAAATCGGTTTTCAATTAGAGCTCGATCCACAGGTTCTAAGTCGACTATTAGATGCCCAGTTTCTAGAGGTGACGATGGAGGATTAATACATGGGTTGGATTTTTTTACTTACGGTTAACTGTTTAGGATATGCCCTCATGGCGATTGATAAGCGAAAAGCTTGTCGTGGGGAATGGAGAATAAGCGAGCGATCATTATTTTTGTGCGCGTTTTGCTTTGGGAGTTTTGGCGTTTATGCGGGGATGCACAGTTGTCGGCATAAGACAAAGCATCGATCGTTTCAAGTTTGGATTCCCTTTTTAATGGCGATGCAAACCTGGATCATCTTAAAATTGTATACAGGATCCGGCCTTAGTTAAAGAGTTTTTTCTTCAGAGAAGGTCATGCCACCCTCATCCTTGCATATAATTAAGGTAAGGTGCAAGAAGGGATGTGAGGGGGATGATGAAGGACTTAGAGACAATTCGTCATCAACGAAGAGGGTTTGTTCGTGTGAAGCTATTAATTGAATATTTAGATCAACTCGCAGAACTGAAACAACTCGAAATGGGAACCTACGAAGCAAGCGACGGGGCATTAGTGAACTATGTGGTCGTTGCTAAAGGCTGGAATCATTTTGGCTCATATATTCAACTGTTATATGTTCCGCGTTCCTACGGAAAGCGATATCGCTTTTTACTTGGGGAGGTCGAGGGGACAGTTGATCAATATGAGCAGTTTGACTGTTATCTTTCAGACGCGATTCCAATGACAGAAACATTAATCGATTATATCGTGGATAAAAGTCAACATTTATCATGAGAGCGCGTGGAAGGGGGATGCCGTAATAGATACCTTTTGGGACATTAAGTGAATCGGCCGTTTCAGTTTATAAGATGTTGGTGGTAAAGTTTTATGGCACTTGGTGTCCTTATATCGTCACTCGGGCGCTAGTGGGTTTAGTGGTTGACAAAGGAAAGGTGGACGAGGTAATGAATATGGATGGAGTAGCTTTTTATAGTTGTTTGTCGTTAGCGGGGCTATTTTTCCTTTTAGCACTACTTTTAATGTTACTAGGTGAAAAGGGTGCCATATTAATTAGTGGATTTAATACCTGGCCAAAGTCTAAGCGGGACATGTATGATAAACGGAAGTTAGTAAGCGATCAAGCTCGTTTATTATGGATTTGGGCGATTATTTTGAGTATGGGTGCCGTGTTATCCTATTTTATTTCACCCTATTTTGGGCTGGTAGCATTTATTTTATGGTTGATTCTAGCGTTTAAAGACGTTCATTGGGATGCTAATCGGGCCTTTGAAAAATATCGGAAATCACCTCATTCGGAACATAAAAAATAAAATGATAAAAAAATAAAAAGGGGATTCCCTTTTTATTTTTTTTATTTTGACATTAATATCGCGTCAATGACAGTTGGATCTAATTTATTAAATGGAATAAATGGTGTTGGAGGAGTAGTCGGGGTGGCAATCATTTTTTCCATCCAGATGATGTCGTACCAGTCATGAAATTTATAGGCATGGTCATGAAAATGAGCTACTTGTTTAAAGCCACGGTGTAGGTGAAAATAATAACTCGTTTTTGGGAGTCGCTTATCTTCTTGATCCGTATACGTGAGACAAGCATTTAAATAAGTGATGTTTTGTGCTCGAGAAATCTGTTCAATTTTTTCATAAAGAAGGGTTCCGAGTCCGCGTTGTTGGAGATTGGGTTTAAGGTAGATACTTGTTTCTACCGCCCATTGACAAGCTTCACGTTTATTAAAGGGACTCGTATAGGCAAATCCTAAAATTTCATCTTTCTGTTTGATGATCAGATAGGGATAAGCTACTAAGGTTTGTTGAATTCGGGTATAAAAATCTTCTACGGATGGAAGATGACATTCGCATGTAATCGCTGTATGTAGAATATAATAAGTATAGATATGAAGTAATTCTAAAGCGTCTTCAGGCTTAGCGATAGAGATTTGAATTGTTGAGCTCATTTAAGTCTCCTCCTCATTTTGAATGGTGCGAAAAGCTGGGTGTTTACTATTATCAGAGTAGTCAAAGTTGTAGAAACAAACCTGTCTTGCCCCTAACCTAAAAACAATGTCGATTATTGTAGAAAACTATCTTTTTTAATAAAGAAAGGCGTGGTATAATTAAAGGCATTGGTTAATGTTTGATGAAAGGAAGGGATTCATGCACTGGGTTTATATCGTTGAGTGCTCTGATGGGACTTATTATACGGGATATACAACGGATGTCAAGCGTCGGTTGAAAGAACATAATGAATCACCTAAGGGGGCGAAGTATACGCGGGCTCGACGGCCGGTGACCTTATGTTATCAAGCAAGTTATGAAACACGGAAAGAGGCTTGTCAGCGGGAATATCAGATAAAAAAGATGACGCGGCAACAGAAAATAGAGTTAATAATGTCTCAAAGCAAGTGATTTGACAAATTTAAAAATAGCATCTACAATTTAAGTAGTAATCATTATTATTATAATTTATAAAAAAAGGGGTGATGGAGATGAAATACTCTAAACAGCGTGAAATGATTCATAACTGTGTGAAGGATAATCCTTGTCACTTAACGGCGGATGCTATTTATGAAATGTTAAAAAAAGATCATCCAAATTTAAGTTTAGGAACGGTCTATCGCAATTTATCTCAGTTAGCAGAGCATGACATGATAAAAAAAGTGAGTATCCCAGGTTATCCGGATCGTTTTGATGGAACATTAGAGGATCACTTTCACTTTATTTGTTTAGAATGCGGTGAAGTAAAGGATTTATTTATTCCTGAATTGTATGGAATTGACTCGGTCGTGGAGCAATCAACGGGAGTTGATGTTTCAAAATGTGAAATGACCTTCAAAGGAATTTGTGAAAAATGTAAATCGACTAAAATAGTTTAAAAGAATCCTAGGCCGTCTAGGATTTTTTTTATGGATTACAATAAAATAGAGAGGAAGGGGGAAGTTAAATGGGGAATTTTAGTTTTTCATCGCTTGGTGTGTTATTTTTATTGTTGGTATTGATTCCGAATGCCTGCTGGTGTTTTAAAAAGCCAAAAGATGATACGGCAGAAAGGGAGAATCGTTGGTTACAAACGTGTGAACAGCTTGGGCAGGTCTTAACGACAATAGCTCTTCTTATCGATGGGAATTTAAATTGGCACGGATGGTCCAATCGGTGTTGGTGGCTTATCTTAGCTAGTTGCTTTATTTTTTTGTATGAGTGGTTTTGGGTTCGATATTTTCGAAGTGATCGAAATTTAATTGATTTTTATCGCCCATTAGTGGGGGTTCGAGTGCCAGGAGCAACTTTTCCTATCCTTTCGTTTTTATGCTTGGCTTTATATGGACGTGCGCTCGTTTTAGGTTTTGCAACTTTTTTATTAGGGGTTGGCCATATAGGCATTCATTTATCACATGAACAAGAGCTTAAGACTCAACTACTGAATCAGGTTAAGGATTAATTTTTATTAAAAAGGGACTTTATTCCCGGTCCAATTTTCGATATCATAGGAGTCATAGAAGAACGGTCAGGAAAGGAGAACAAAAGGTTGATGAAAAAAAGATCAAAATGGTTGCTAGGTGCCTTTGGAACTTTGGCGATCACGAGTGCAGGATATACGATTTATCGCTTTAGCCGTCGTCCAAAAAATAGGGCAGATCGTTTTAAAGAGGAAGGGAATTATAAAAAAATCGTTGCCTGTTTGGGGGATAGCCATACTCAGGGGACGATGGCGCATAATTTTGTAGACGATTTAGCTAAGGAATTAGGTTCAGAAGGATACGAGTTTATTAATGCAGGGGTCAATGGGGATTTAGTTTATAATGCCTTGCATCGGATGGGGGAAGTGATTGATACGCATCCCGATTATATTATTATTTTGATTGGAACGAATGATATTTTGGCGCGCTTAAGTAAGTCAAATGAAATTCACTTTGAATTAAAAAAACATTTACCTCAAAAACCGACGGAGGATTGGTTTATACGTAATTTAAATCAATTGTTATGGGAATTGCGGCAACGAACAGAGGCAAAAATTGCTATTTTATCATTACCACTTATTAGCGAAGATGAAAATTCTGTTGCTTTTAAAACAGCGGTTGCGTATAGTCACGATATTTATAAAGTGGCGAAGATTCATGGAGTGACTTACCTTCCACTTAATGAATGTCAGTTGAACTATTTACAGAAAAGTCGTCCGGAAACGAAGCGTTCAGTCGTTCGTTCACCATTTGCGTATTTTATGCCGTCATTTAAACATTATGTTTTAAGAAAATCGTGGGAAGACATTTCAAACGATGCGGGGCTTCAACTCACGATTGATACGGTCCATCAAAATAAAGTAGCGACGGCAATGATTGTTAAATTAGTTCGTTCATTTTTACAAACCGAATAAAAAAACTTCTCTCAGGAGAAGTTTTTTTGTTCTAATCATCGAGGTAATGACATAGAGTGAATTGTATAAACAAAAAGAAAGAAGGTGTCGGTCATTAAACATTTGGCAAATGAAGCAAAATCAGCTAACATCGCAGAATCAGCTAACATTGTTGTTACAGATTTGAAGACAGGTTTAACGAAACAAGAAATCGAAGCATTACGATCGCAACATGGTGCAAATGAATTTACAAAGCCAAAAGAGCGTGGCCTATTTTGGGAGTTATTTGATGTATTTAAAGAGCCGTTAATGGTGATTTTAATTATTGCCAGTGGACTTAGTTTTCTAGTCGGTGAGTATCAAGACGGTATTGGGATTTGCATGGCCGTGTTGCTAGGAATTATTATCGGGCGTGTAACAGAGGGACGCTCGAAAAAGGCGGCAGAGTCATTGGCGAAGATGACAGAGGATGTATTAGTCACTGTTTTACGCGATGGAAAGAAACAAAAGGTTCGTAAAACAGATATTGTTCCAAATGACCTTGTTTATTTGGAAACAGGGGATATGGTTCCAGCCGATGGGGTTGTCCTTGAGTCAACAGATTTAAAATTACGTGAAGATATGTTAACGGGTGAAGTAGATCAAGTTAAGAAGGACAAAGAGGATTTAGTTTATGGAGGGACTCTGGTCGGAAATGGACAGGGACTTATTCAAATTGTTAAAATCGGGGATCAAACCGAGATGGGGGCAATTGCTAAAGATCTCAATCAAGAGGAACAGATGACGCCACTTCAATTAAAATTAGGAAAGCTTGGGCAGATTATTTCGTCGATTTCCTCAGGGGTTGCGGCGATTCTATTTGTCTATATGTTAATCCAAATTTTAAAGGATAGTCATATTCAATTAGAGTTTTCAAGTTTTGGTGCCTTTATTGATTCATTAAAAGAGGTTCACTTTGTGTTTCCAAGTATTAAGACAGCCTTTATTGTCTGTGTAGGATTAATTGTTGCGGCAGTACCGGAGGGATTACCGACGATGGTTAATATTACATTAGCTATGACAATGGCGAAAATGGCGAAAATCAACGTCTTAATTCGTAAAAAAGAGGCTTGTGAAACGATTGGTTCTGTTAGTGTGATTTGTAGCGATAAAACAGGAACATTAACAGAAAATAAAATGAAGGTTGGAAAATTATTTGCCAACGGTCATGAAACGCTATTTAAAGAAGTGAATGACTATCCATTACTTGTAGAGAACTGTTTAGTGAATAGTTCTGCTGAAGTTGAGTTCAATGGAACACATCATAATTATTTAGGGAATCCAACTGAAGGAGCAATCATTGCCATGGTGAATAACCCAAGTTATCAACATGTGCGTGAAAAAGCAAATATTGTGTATCAAATTCCATTTGCTTCTTCAAATAAATATATGTTAACGGTGACCAAACATTCGATGAGTTATCATAT
This window encodes:
- a CDS encoding DUF1294 domain-containing protein, translated to MGWIFLLTVNCLGYALMAIDKRKACRGEWRISERSLFLCAFCFGSFGVYAGMHSCRHKTKHRSFQVWIPFLMAMQTWIILKLYTGSGLS
- a CDS encoding DUF3784 domain-containing protein; translation: MNMDGVAFYSCLSLAGLFFLLALLLMLLGEKGAILISGFNTWPKSKRDMYDKRKLVSDQARLLWIWAIILSMGAVLSYFISPYFGLVAFILWLILAFKDVHWDANRAFEKYRKSPHSEHKK
- a CDS encoding IS701 family transposase — translated: MFMDSIISDSNSIFKFLKQLDLDLFLSKPQFNHVNQFLNLMIQENYQGKISAVKHCHRTSFGRFLTDSPWDEEAISHQIQTYVLSCIYQRSYQTQQPIYVMVDDTTCVKTKPSSRATHPIQGCSWHFSHLHHQHVYGHQFVALMLQCEDLILPYQIIPYEKEKQSKIELVRRALMELPKPPYKGYVLADSWYTCEALLQTAKQVGFHYLGAIKTNRIILPKGYRPNGIQLKQFAKTLSLHDLDLVTVGSERYYTYLYKGRIRGGHVVQIILSWPQTAPLEEKALRCFMSHDLKMSAKQLLKHYTKRWPIEIFFREVKQNFGMGNYQIRTLQGIKRLMLMIQFVYLYLKRITLNNRCLGDSLRQCQRKQKQELVKLIYHKAQKGVELKTIFEELKIA
- the ybaK gene encoding Cys-tRNA(Pro) deacylase yields the protein MSKVKTNAMRWLDQHKIGYDVLAYEVKDGAVDGISVAAKVGRPVEVVFKTLVTRGASKAIYVFVIPVAKELDLKKAAKAVNEKKIELIAVNEINKLTGYIRGGCSPIGMKKSYPTLIDSTAMALPTFIVSAGKIGFQLELDPQVLSRLLDAQFLEVTMED
- a CDS encoding GNAT family N-acetyltransferase translates to MSSTIQISIAKPEDALELLHIYTYYILHTAITCECHLPSVEDFYTRIQQTLVAYPYLIIKQKDEILGFAYTSPFNKREACQWAVETSIYLKPNLQQRGLGTLLYEKIEQISRAQNITYLNACLTYTDQEDKRLPKTSYYFHLHRGFKQVAHFHDHAYKFHDWYDIIWMEKMIATPTTPPTPFIPFNKLDPTVIDAILMSK
- a CDS encoding type II toxin-antitoxin system PemK/MazF family toxin, with product MELPRLVQSKDIHRGKIFYVALPYTQGRPFRFVEKDGQYEDLYRIIERPDGFKGVFEPETGKRRSENLEVVTGIKLRPCIVIQKDQYNHNEKYPFVVVLPIATLTKEHKQRPIFKRLIEHNDLDQFYYLGNDCYITVNDPKRVYKNTLFYVEGRLKIEESDIDMDELMMRFAECLAVKKIRSE
- the aspD gene encoding aspartate 4-decarboxylase gives rise to the protein MTAKKMLKRPEMKQLIEKVKMLSPFELKDEFIKMAQKSKELGTPKILNAGRGNPNWTAATPRQAFFSLGQFAVLESQLTWCEGDLAGMPQKEGAYERFLAYLAKHPDEYGMDLLKQVVEYGIDVHQFDPDEWVFELVDGIIGDNYPVPDRMLVQTERVVKDYLIKEMGGDSQTATHELFAVEGGTAAMCYIIDSLKSNYLLKPKDKIALFVPIFTPYLEIATLPSNEFEMVFIHASAVNEEGVPTWQYPKEELDKLKDTDIKLAFVVNPSNPPAVAMNEETLAYLEEIVTKHHPKLMIVTDDVYGTFCDGFKSLMITMPYHTLGVYSYSKYFGVTGWRLGLIALAKENVYNQLIKELSKEEQEKLVERYEALTTNPKEISFIDRLVADSRQVALNHTAGLSTPQQVQMAIFSVFALLDEKNRYKEQTKAICRHREQLIYQELKDYPYLENELNTAYYNKYDLLVWAKLKYGESFATYLKNERSALEFLFDLARRYGIVLLNGSGFEGPAWSIRVSLANLNDVDYTKIGQAINELFEEYANDWKNGQ
- a CDS encoding glycoside hydrolase family 13 protein; this encodes MTEVARKWWKEGVGYQIYPKSFCDSNGDGIGDLQGIISKLDYLAHLGINIIWLCPVYQSPMDDNGYDVSDYYQIAKEFGSIEDFKILLNEAKKRGIKIVMDLVLNHTSDEHPWFVEARQSVDSPYRDYYIWQKGKTDEWGNETEPTNWASFFTPSCWEKDEQTNEYYMHIFSRKMPDLNWANDKMRESLYEMVKWWLELGIDGFRVDAVAHLDRDFSFTDSHMPSHGKYKEDWSKFSNMPLVHTYLKELNEKVLSHYDIFTVGEVGGGADVNEALKYAAYDSKELDMVFTFDHCWANNGYDSLNETWTNRVNLYDLKQVFKKWQLGLQNRAWNPLYWLNHDHPRVMSQYGEATHYHKESGKMLATSLLMMWGTPFIYNGEEIGMTNADHLTFDDYHDVSTIEKIKKLLGEGHPTELIERYIKVTSRDNARTPMQWDQTENGGFTTGTPWMKVNPNYQTINVASQLEDEDSLFNHYRRLIELRRFSDYKDIIVYGDYQLVGEHHPNVYAYVRTYGDRRLLIVSNFFEKPTTICLPDLTAKQMVISNYKDSSMHLPCLELRAYESIVFELV